AGTGAGGATGGGAACGAGCTAGATCAGGAGTGGGTTTATTTAATTAATACAGCACGCGAAATGGGAATATCAGCTGATGAAATAAGGAGATTCTTCAATAATCAGATTTCACTATCTACTTAAGCAA
This sequence is a window from Ammoniphilus sp. CFH 90114. Protein-coding genes within it:
- a CDS encoding anti-repressor SinI family protein; amino-acid sequence: MDWDKQNCSEDGNELDQEWVYLINTAREMGISADEIRRFFNNQISLST